The segment CACTAACTAAACTATTCCATCCGATTTTCACTTACAGAAAAGAGGGGTTTTAACGATATGACTGATTTAAAAACGATCGCAAAATCACATAGAGGCACAAGAATGACGCTAATCCTAATCGCCATCCTGACAGGGGCGACGGTCATCGGGCAGGCGTATTTCTTTGTCACCATCGTCGATCGCGTGTTCCTAAGGGGCCACACGTTCCAAGAGATCCTCCCATTCCTTGGGGGGCTTCTTGCGGTATTGGCTGCAAGAGCGGCATTGGCCTATTGGAGCGGTCTCACCGGCGTGAAGCTTGCTGCCAAAGTAAAACGCGATTTCCGGATTGCCTTGCTCCGTAAATTTTCTAATAGCCCGGTTCAAGCTTCCCTAAAAGGTCAATCTGGCCAAAAGGTGAGCGTCATGATGGATGCGGTGGATGAAATTGATCCGTATTTCAGCAGGTATGTGCCACAGGTCATCCAATCGAGCATCATCCCGATCATGATCTTGATTGCTGCATTCAGCCAGCATGTAAATACAGGGTTGATCATCTTGGTCACAGCACCGTTCATTCCGATTTTCATGATTGTCGTAGGCTTGAAAACGAAGAAGAAATCAGAAGAGCAGATGGATAAACTGAACGCATTTTCCGGAACGTTCCTTGATACCTTGCAGGGGCTGACGACGTTGAAGCTGTTCGGTCGCTCTGCCAAGCAACAAGAAACAATTGAAAGCAGTAGCTTAAGCTTCCGTGATGCGACGATGGAAGTGTTGAGAATCGCATTTCTATCTTCCTTGATGCTTGAGTTCATTTCGATGCTTGCCATCGGATTGATCGCGCTTGAGGTAGGATTACAGCTTGTTGTTTTTGAAAATGTGACGTTCTTTACTGCTTTTTTCGTATTGGTATTGGCACCTGAGTTCTACCTTTACCTGAAGGAGCTTGGAAGCGCCTTTCATACAGGGCGCGGAAGCATGGGAGCAGCGAAAAAAGTGACAGATGAGCTCGCAGAAGAGGAGGCACCTATGGAATGGGGAGACGAATCCCTAACAACAGAGGACGGTCCGCCTTCTATCCAATTGAAAAACCTGGGCTTCCGTTATGGGGAACAAGGCTTTGCCATAAATAATTTATCAGTGGATATTCCGCCCTATACGCAGCTTGCCTTGATTGGTCGAAGTGGTGCGGGAAAATCAACATTGCTCAACCTGATGGCAGGGTTGATCCGCCCGACAGAAGGCGAAGTGCTGGTGGATGGAAAACCATTATTTGAATATGAGGAAAAAGGATGGTTTGACCGTGTGAGCTATATCTCGCAGAATCCTTATCTTTTTTCCGGAACAATAGCAGAGAACATCGCTATCGGTGGAAAAGCGGAAGCGACACAAGCGGAAATAAAAGCCGCTGCGG is part of the Sutcliffiella sp. FSL R7-0096 genome and harbors:
- the cydD gene encoding thiol reductant ABC exporter subunit CydD, whose amino-acid sequence is MTDLKTIAKSHRGTRMTLILIAILTGATVIGQAYFFVTIVDRVFLRGHTFQEILPFLGGLLAVLAARAALAYWSGLTGVKLAAKVKRDFRIALLRKFSNSPVQASLKGQSGQKVSVMMDAVDEIDPYFSRYVPQVIQSSIIPIMILIAAFSQHVNTGLIILVTAPFIPIFMIVVGLKTKKKSEEQMDKLNAFSGTFLDTLQGLTTLKLFGRSAKQQETIESSSLSFRDATMEVLRIAFLSSLMLEFISMLAIGLIALEVGLQLVVFENVTFFTAFFVLVLAPEFYLYLKELGSAFHTGRGSMGAAKKVTDELAEEEAPMEWGDESLTTEDGPPSIQLKNLGFRYGEQGFAINNLSVDIPPYTQLALIGRSGAGKSTLLNLMAGLIRPTEGEVLVDGKPLFEYEEKGWFDRVSYISQNPYLFSGTIAENIAIGGKAEATQAEIKAAAEKAGILTLIESLPEGFQTRIGEAGRGLSGGEKQRLALARAFLKKPSVILFDEPTTGLDLQTERILQASMKELAKTSTVITVAHRLHTIKKADSILLLESGELIARGKHEELVEAVPAYREMVSAQQGGSAG